In Pseudomonas sp. MYb327, one DNA window encodes the following:
- a CDS encoding putative urea ABC transporter substrate-binding protein → MKAFSCVFYRFAAVLLAVTCLAFGASAAEKKQEFKVAWSIYSGWMPWGYASEHGIIDKWAKKYGIKIELVQLNDYIESINQYSAGAFDACGMTNMDALTIPGANGVDTTGLILGDYSNGNDAIVLKHGKTFADIKGQQVNLVELSVSDYLMSRALDIHGLSQRDIKIMNTSDADAVASFTTPGVTAAALWNPQLSMVLKQSPTAVQVFTSREIPGEIIDMMAVNTETLAANPELGKALVGAWFETLQLMSGDNGQAIAARTSMAERSGTDLKGYEDQLTQTMLFYTPTTAYEFASSEAIRHTMDKVRTFSFAKGLLGQAATSADAVGMQFADGSTLGDKNNIKLRFDTRFVNMAMANQL, encoded by the coding sequence ATGAAGGCATTCTCGTGCGTGTTTTACCGTTTTGCAGCCGTGCTACTGGCGGTTACCTGTCTTGCTTTCGGTGCTTCTGCCGCTGAGAAAAAGCAGGAGTTCAAGGTCGCCTGGTCGATCTATTCCGGCTGGATGCCGTGGGGCTACGCCAGCGAGCACGGGATCATCGACAAATGGGCAAAGAAGTACGGCATCAAGATCGAACTGGTTCAGCTCAATGACTACATCGAGTCGATCAACCAATACTCAGCCGGCGCATTCGATGCCTGCGGCATGACCAACATGGATGCCTTGACCATTCCAGGCGCCAACGGTGTGGATACCACGGGGCTGATACTCGGGGATTACTCCAATGGTAACGACGCTATTGTCCTCAAGCACGGCAAGACTTTCGCCGACATCAAGGGTCAGCAGGTCAATCTGGTGGAGCTGTCGGTCTCCGATTACCTGATGTCGCGGGCGCTGGACATCCACGGTTTGAGCCAGCGCGACATCAAGATCATGAACACCTCGGACGCCGATGCGGTGGCCTCTTTCACCACCCCCGGCGTGACAGCGGCGGCGTTGTGGAACCCGCAGTTGAGCATGGTGCTGAAGCAATCGCCGACCGCAGTCCAGGTCTTCACCTCCAGGGAAATTCCAGGGGAGATCATCGACATGATGGCGGTCAACACCGAGACACTGGCGGCCAACCCGGAATTGGGCAAGGCGTTGGTGGGGGCGTGGTTCGAAACCTTGCAGTTGATGTCGGGCGACAACGGACAGGCAATCGCCGCGCGCACGTCGATGGCCGAACGTTCGGGAACCGATCTGAAAGGTTACGAGGATCAACTGACCCAAACCATGCTGTTCTATACCCCGACCACGGCCTACGAATTCGCCAGTTCCGAGGCTATTCGCCACACCATGGACAAGGTCCGCACGTTCTCCTTCGCCAAGGGCTTGCTCGGCCAGGCTGCGACCAGTGCTGACGCGGTGGGCATGCAGTTCGCCGACGGCTCGACCCTGGGTGACAAGAACAACATCAAACTGCGTTTCGATACCCGGTTCGTGAACATGGCGATGGCAAATCAGCTCTGA
- a CDS encoding 2OG-Fe(II) oxygenase family protein — MAPTPRITPHSAFTALPLVDIQGLFSDCAANRIETAAALGRAASQAGFLYVTGHGIDPQIINRLKQRTVEYFAQPLEQKMNDYIGLSSNHSGYVPEGEEQFVEGSIDHKEAFDVGFDYRLPHGTRPMLGANRWPELPGFKEDIKAYYDAVFSLNLTLFRGFALALGLAENAFTQRVNSPPSQLRLIHYPFAPDAPVDRPGIGAHTDYECFTILLPTAPGLEVLNGAGQWIDVPLVEGAFVINIGDMMEVLSNGTYVATAHRVRKVAQERYSFPMFCACDYDTVIEPIAQLVDPATPSRYGPVVCGEHLYAQTLQTFRYLKQRLAGGELSLPDGAKGLSSFGRAARAVEV, encoded by the coding sequence ATGGCGCCCACGCCTCGTATTACCCCTCACTCAGCGTTCACAGCCTTGCCGCTGGTAGACATTCAGGGACTGTTTTCCGACTGCGCAGCCAATCGTATCGAAACCGCCGCTGCATTGGGCCGAGCGGCCTCGCAAGCAGGCTTTCTGTATGTGACAGGGCACGGCATCGACCCGCAGATCATCAACCGCCTCAAGCAACGCACGGTGGAATATTTCGCCCAGCCGCTAGAGCAGAAGATGAACGATTACATCGGCCTTTCGAGCAACCACAGCGGATATGTTCCGGAGGGCGAAGAGCAATTCGTCGAGGGCAGCATCGATCACAAGGAAGCCTTCGATGTCGGCTTCGATTACCGGCTGCCGCACGGGACGCGACCGATGTTGGGTGCCAATCGCTGGCCGGAATTGCCGGGGTTCAAGGAAGACATCAAGGCCTATTACGATGCTGTGTTCAGCCTCAATCTCACGCTTTTTCGAGGTTTCGCACTGGCACTGGGGCTCGCGGAAAACGCCTTCACGCAACGGGTCAACAGCCCGCCCAGTCAACTGCGGCTGATCCACTATCCGTTCGCGCCGGATGCGCCGGTGGACCGTCCCGGAATCGGTGCGCACACCGACTATGAATGCTTCACCATTTTACTGCCGACCGCTCCGGGGCTCGAAGTGTTGAACGGAGCAGGGCAGTGGATCGATGTGCCGTTGGTGGAGGGCGCGTTTGTCATCAACATTGGCGACATGATGGAAGTGCTGAGCAACGGCACCTACGTCGCCACGGCGCACCGGGTGCGCAAAGTCGCTCAGGAGCGTTACTCGTTCCCGATGTTTTGCGCCTGTGATTACGACACGGTCATCGAACCTATTGCGCAACTGGTCGATCCGGCAACGCCCAGCCGCTATGGGCCGGTTGTGTGTGGTGAGCATTTGTACGCGCAAACCCTGCAAACCTTTCGCTACCTCAAACAGCGTCTGGCCGGGGGTGAACTGAGCTTGCCGGACGGGGCAAAGGGCTTGTCCTCATTTGGTCGCGCCGCCCGCGCCGTGGAGGTTTGA